CACGTGCAGGAAGGCGTGGACCTTCTCGTCCACCGCCTCGATGCGGGCGAGGTGTGCCTCGGTGACCTCGACGGCGGTGAGCTCGCCGGAGGCGATCTTCGCCGCGATCTCGGCCGCGGTGAGCTTGATGATGGTGCTGTCCGTCATGTCGGTCAGTCCTCCCCGAGGATCTGCGGCACCTTGAAACGCTGCTTCTCCTGGGCCGGGGCACCGGAGAGCGCCTGCTCGGGGGTGAGCGACGGACGGACCTCGTCCGCGCGCATGACGTTGGTCAGCGGCAGCGGGTGGGAGGTCGGCGGAACGTCTTGGTCGGC
This genomic window from Streptomyces thermolilacinus SPC6 contains:
- the gatC gene encoding Asp-tRNA(Asn)/Glu-tRNA(Gln) amidotransferase subunit GatC, with translation MPGITREEVAHLARLARLELKDEEVDHFASQLDDIIGAVARVSEVADQDVPPTSHPLPLTNVMRADEVRPSLTPEQALSGAPAQEKQRFKVPQILGED